The window ACCTCATGACGCTGGAGGCCATCAAGAAGATGCCGGTCGCTGACATGACGACCGACGACGCCCACCTGTGGTTGTGGGTCACCAACGCCACGCTGCGCGACGGCTACGACGTCGCCGAGGCCTGGGGCTTCACGGTGCGCTCACCGCTCACCTGGGTGAAGTTCCGACTCGGCCTGGGCAACTACCTGCGCAACTCCACCGAGCACCTGTTGTTCTGCACCCGCGGCAAGGCCCCGGTGCAGTACCGGGCGCAGCCGACCTGGATCAACGCTCCGGTGACCGACCACAGCCATAAGCCGGAGGAGCAGTACGCCCTCATCGAGCGCGTCTCCCCCGGCCCGTACCTGGAGCTGTTCGCTCGCAGGCGTCCGCTCAGTGACTCGGACTGGAGCGTCTGGGGCAACCAGATCGACGCTGACGTCGAGCTGCCCGGCTACCCGGTGCCGACGTATTCCGAGCGGGCCGCGGCGACTGACGAACCTGCCCTCGCTACGAGTGCCGAGCCCGCCACCGTCGAGCCGAGCGGTGCGTCCCAGTGACCCGCCGCCAGCTCATCGAGCGGGCCAGCAAGGACCCGCTGGAGTGGCTGCTGAGCGCCTGCCTGACGCTGCTTGGCTGCGCCGTCGCCCTCAGCATCGCGCTCTCGCTCCTGGCGCAGATCTGGCCCTGGCTCCTGGGCACCGGTCTGCTCGCCACCGGCGTCGTTGCCT of the Nocardioides sp. genome contains:
- a CDS encoding MT-A70 family methyltransferase, whose product is MTKKFTTILADPPWNIQQKGARGAEQHYDLMTLEAIKKMPVADMTTDDAHLWLWVTNATLRDGYDVAEAWGFTVRSPLTWVKFRLGLGNYLRNSTEHLLFCTRGKAPVQYRAQPTWINAPVTDHSHKPEEQYALIERVSPGPYLELFARRRPLSDSDWSVWGNQIDADVELPGYPVPTYSERAAATDEPALATSAEPATVEPSGASQ